The proteins below come from a single Necator americanus strain Aroian chromosome V, whole genome shotgun sequence genomic window:
- a CDS encoding hypothetical protein (NECATOR_CHRV.G19247.T1) produces the protein MDSIDAEYDRLVEHLHDYTRKARDSKIDLRRVSLETLGLIRQRGAARTAGNKEITSELERFCRDAVKEDLE, from the coding sequence ATGGACAGCATCGACGCGGAATACgatcggctcgttgaacatctTCATGACTACACGAGGAAGGCTCGGGATTCTAAAATCGACCTGAGACGCGTGTCTCTGGAAACTCTAGggctgatacgtcagcgtggagctgcacgaaCAGCAGGCAACAAGGAAATCACGTCTGAGCTCGAAAGGTTTTGCAGAGATGCGGTAAAAGAAGACCTCGAATAG
- a CDS encoding hypothetical protein (NECATOR_CHRV.G19248.T1): MSDRMAIRVDSPRRLFSFNAGTVSTDADLPALLGAAERIKYHVIALQETKCRRSDVRQMNDGTLVIRGEKVPSRK, translated from the coding sequence ATGTCGGACCGGATGGCGATACGTGTCGACTCGCCACGGAGACTGTTTTCTTTCAACGCGGGAACAGTTTCCACGGACGCTGATCTGCCTGCCCTTCTTGGAGCTGCAGAGCGAATCAAAtatcacgtgattgctctgcaggagaccaagtgcagaaggagcgacgtacgacagatgaatgacggtacactcgtcattcgtggagagaaggttccgtcgcgaaaatAG
- a CDS encoding hypothetical protein (NECATOR_CHRV.G19249.T1), producing the protein MLSQTSGVMATGKRQSNHLWSLRTSLTLEQSDTCATRHEKFATDAALHALLGAAEGTKFYVIDLQESKADK; encoded by the coding sequence ATGCTCTCGCAGACGTCGGGAGTGATGGCGACCGGTAAGAGACAATCAAATCATCTCTGGTCgctcaggacgtctttgaCTTTGGAGCAAAGCGATACGTGCGCAACTCGCCATGAAAAATTTGCCACAGACGCTGCCCtacatgcccttctcggagctgcagagggTACCAAATTCTACGTTATTGATCTGCAAGAGAGCAAAGCAGATAAATGA
- a CDS encoding hypothetical protein (NECATOR_CHRV.G19250.T1) encodes MNNPFDRRERTVFVSMIDKSITDDGLYELMKQVGPVEKIIFKENPDGTLMHALVIFRNVESVVLSMIHLQPMIRNSKLIQIRPLRESSHRFSSCARFSPMCGPLSPQEETRQTGLPDDGTDASWKVHPTEVGQVLLDHRLTNHTDSPIPTSTASLPSSARRFSSQSTYPNTEFNHRHLCSVAPSSTYSSYSLARRLPCSHKSNCSRICCAEM; translated from the exons ATGAATAACCCGTTCGATAGAAGGGAGCGAACAGTGTTCGTGTCGATGATAGACAAATCCATTACTGATGATGGTTTATACGAATTAATGAAGCAG GTTGGACCAGTGGAAAAGATAATTTTCAAGGAGAATCCAGATGGTACACTGATGCATGCGCTTGTAATATTCAGAAATGTGGAGTCCGTCGTCCTCTCCATGATTCATCTCCAGCCTATGATTAGGAATTCAAAACTGATCCAAATACGGCCTCTGCG TGAGAGCTCTCACCGCTTTTCTTCGTGTGCTCGGTTCAGTCCAATGTGCGGTCCACTGTCGCCTCAGGAAGAAACTCGTCAAACTGGTCTCCCAGATGATGGAACTGACGCCTCATGGAAAGTTCATCCTACTGAAGTTGGCCAAGTATTGTTAGACCATCGCTTAACGAATCACACAGA TAGTCCAATTCCTACTTCGACCGCTTCGCTGCCGAGTTCTGCAAGACGCTTTTCTTCACAGAGTACTTATCCTAACACAGAATTTAACCACCGCCACTTGTGCTCAG TGGCCCCATCTTCTACTTACTCTTCGTATTCACTAGCACGCCGCCTCCCATGTTCTCACAAATCGAACTGCTCCAGGATTTGTTGTGCGGAGATGTGA